ggaaaccgaagatctcggagaaaacccatgcagtcacggggagaacgtacaaactccgtacaggcaacaccagtagtcgggatcaaacccaggtctccagcgctgtaaggcagcaactccaccactgtgccgtcccatgatgatgaagatgaagtACTTGTAATGCTATGGAATATCAATGGAAGGTTTTTGAATTCTCTTATTGAAGATGGTCAGCACCTGGCACTTTGTGATTCCAATGTTTTTAGCCACTTATCAACTTATCCTTGAATTTTATCGAACCTTTGCTGCACTGAGAGGCACAGAATGGTGGATAGCTAATGCCTGCTTCCCATGGCAGAGTTTCAGAAACTAGATCTGCTTTCCTTTGTGCATGGCTATTCTTCAAATCTATATTTTAAATAACAATAAATGGAAGTCAAATACCACACACCATGCCTGATCAACTGCACGGGCAACTTCAGGAGAAAGCTGTTGCAGTTGAGAGCTTATAAGTAAACATCCAAaactagagaaacatagaaaaatagatgcaggagttggccattcggcccttcgagccagcgctgccattcaatatgatcatggttgatcatctaaatcagtaccccattcctgtttcccccccccccccccccccatattccttgattcctttagccctaagagttaaatctaactctcttgaaaacatacagtgaattggcttccactgccttctgtggcagagaattccacataggtttgaggtgaaagaAAGGTTTAATGGCGATATGAGGGATAGATTTTTTGCTCAAAATAGTTGGTATCCGCAATGAGGTGCCAGAGAAAATGGTGAATGAAGGAATAGTAACAATATTTAAGGCATCTGGATAGTACTTGAATGATCTGGGTTATGGAATATGGATATGGAACTAATGTCAAGTGGATTAATATAGATAGGTGTGATGGTTGGCCTTGACACAGTGGCCCAAATTGACTATTAAATGCTGCACAACTTACTCATTTGAACAGGGACTACTTACTTTGTGGAGAAACTGCAAAATAAATTGACTGTGGTACTATCATCAGCCTACATCCCCATGTCTGACCTTATTCTGGTAGGGATAAGGGccagccttaagccgattggactgattgctcccaattgggccccgcgctagagtaatccaaAACGCCACTCTAGGATCtttggagtaatctactctcggctctggtagatctaccccgggtgaaggggggagagagagaggtggagagagagtggagggggaagaaaggggtagatctacccgagccgagagtagattacaccaaagatcatagagcgtagCTTTGGATTACTCTagcgtggggcccaattgggagtaaTCAATTAATTTCTTTTGGATTGCTTGTTATGTTTTGGTGTGTCTCTTATCTGAGGAATAAGTCGTGACGCGGCTTGATGCTTCAGCTGGTGAGTCATAAGTCGGCTCGCCTtgtcccctattgtctattgtcaccataTTCATAATAGAGACCACGAGTCCTGAGAATTAGTTGTTATGATTGGTTAGTAGATAGAAGATTGAATTGTGCTTGTAAATCAGCACGGCTTCGATGTAATTCAGCAATGTATACCCCAGAGTATTGCCTTCCAGAACCAAGATGGATTGTGACAGGgtttgcatttccttcttacgTTCTTTATTGACGTATGAGGTATAAGATATGATTTGACCTCTCAAGTAAGCTTTTACAGTTTCCCAAAGTAAAGAGGATGATACCAACTTGGTTTTATTAGTCTCGAGGAATGTGTCGATGTTAGCCGATACAAAACTGCAGAATTTCTCATTGGAAGCCAAAAGGGAGTCTCCAAAGAGGTTGTTCTCTAATGTTTAAAGGAAAATCTAGGTCCAGTATCATAGGCGAGTGATCTAATATCACTATAGCAGTATATTCAATTTTTTTAACCATAGGAATAAAGGAGCTGTCTATAAAGAAGTAGTCTATTCTGGAAAATGAACGGTGAACATGAGAAAAAAGAGAATTGTCTAGCAGTTGGGTTCAAGAATCTCCAGGGGTCCAcagaaccattttgttgcacaaaCAGTGAGAAGGTCATTGCCATACCAGACTATATCCTCTTAGAACTAGACCTATCAACCAGTAGATCAATAGCACAGTTCAGGTCTCCCGAAAAAATTAGCTGGTGCGTGTTCAGATCAGGTATTAATGACAAAACCTTATTTGCAAAGTGGACATCATCCCAATTAGGGGCATAAAGATTCACTGAGACGACAGGCTTTTGAAAAAGAGAACCGGAAACTATAATAAACCGGCCATTAGGGTCACTGACTACGTCAGATGGTGTAAACTGTATTCTTTTGGCGATTAATATTGCCACACCCCTGGACCTGCTATAAAATCAGGAGTGAAAAATCTGACCAACCCACGCTTTACGCAGTCTATTATGATCTTCCAATCTTAAGTGAGTTTCTCGTAGAAGTAGTATATCTGTTTATAATTGTtttagatgagaaaaaactttagcTCTTTTAACAGGACCATTAAGCCCCTTTACATTCCAAGATATAAACCTCACAGGATAGCCTCCATCAATGTCACCATTAGCCATATTTCaaatacatattaaaaaaatacataCATGGCCTGCCATCCAAAGGCGCGAAGGCTGCATGTGAGAACACACAATGGAAGAAAAAAAAGTCTAGTGCATTCGTGACATTCAAAGAATAAGCTGCCATTACCCAAAACATTTCCCTCATCCCCTTACAATAATAAGAAAGAACATTTTACCCCCAAAATCTAGATCTTCTTCCCCAACTGAGGACGATCGCAGGCATTACCAAACAAAAAACTTCCAAAGCGTTCCCTAACTAAACATTAAATCCAATTGAGGGTGGCTCCCTTCTTCGAAAATTGTACGGCCGTTTGTTCTACCTTTAAGGTATATGGGCTAAAGATAACACAGGTTAAGCAAAGCATTATGAGAAAGAAAAATTGTATCCCAGAGAGCAATTCTAGACGTTTACATTTTCGCTGGTTGAAAGTCCTTGACTTGTTAATCAGATTCAGCAGTATGGCAGTTCAGCTCAATCAAGTTCCACAATGACAAAAATTAACAGTTTACCACCACAGGAGGCTGTGCCAATGCCGCATGAATATCCTAAAAAGTAATTGCTCCTCAGAGCCGTCATCTCCCCAACGCGAGTGGTAAAACTCTTTGGCAGCCTCTGGTGTATCGAAGTAATGTTTTTTATCTTCACGAGTGACCTGAAGCCGAGCAGGATACAGGAGGCCGAACTGAACCCCTTTCTCGTAGAGCAGGGATTTTATCTCCCTAAAAGCTGCACGTTTTCTCCCAAGCTCCGTGCTAAAATCCTCATGAAAAAACATCCAGTGCCCGCGGAAGGACAGTTCCTGCCTCCGTCTGGTGATGATGCGATGTTTGTCCTGAAAGTAGTGAAAGAGATCCAGGAACACTCTTGGTCTAGATGGCATGGTATTCGAGACGTTCTTTGGTGTAGGTCCAACTTGGTGGGCACGTGAAAGCATGAGAGGTCTTGGGAAGAAATCAGCCCCCAgcactttttcaaaaaactggatCATAAATTTGACAGGGTCCAAACCTTCCAAATTTTCTGGAATCCCGACCACCCTTTGGTTGGATCTCCGCGACCGGTTCTCGAGATCATCTAGCTTCCCTTTCAGAAGTGCGTTTTCACTCTGTAATGTAGCTGTAGCGGCTTTGGCGCTCACCAGTCTGTCACTGTGGTCATTCAGGCCGCCTTCAACCTCACGAATGCATTCATCATGTGTTTCGTAGTAGGACTTAACTTGCTCCAGAGTGATGTTCACCAGCGACAAAGCATCTTCAAGTTCTCTTTTTATGGCAGTTCATAGCTTGTGTCATATCGGCAAGGAGTGCTGAACGAAGCCTCTCGAGATCCTCTGGTAGCTCAGGTCCAGCACCAGGCAGTGGTGCCATGGCTGCAGCATTCTTGTTTGAGACTTTGCCGTCTTCCCCCAGGTTTAGCTCGGCGGTGCATTTTATTTGCCGTTTCGGTGTCTAACAATGCCTCGAGTCGTACACAATGTTCAATACTGGGTTACCTCAAGCATATGACAAAGATGAACAGGTAGACTTTGAGCAGAAATCGGGAGCCACGCTCACACACACCTGTTCACTCCATGTCCAACCCGGAAGTCCTTTATTTGTATttatatgattctacagaccttggcagggaacctggggctcaccaaaattgttcccaattgggccccgcacctcctaagtccGGCCCTGGTAGGGatgtcattgatgaagcagctgataATGGTTGGGGTAAGGACATGGCCCTGAGAAACCCTTGTGTCAGAGTTGATTGACTTCCAGAAACTGCAACTGTTTTCTTTTGTGCAAGGCAAATCTATATTTTACTATTAAAATAAATAGAAGTCTAATATCAGACACCATGCCTATCCATTTGCATTGGCAACTTCAGGTGAAGGCTGATGAGAGGTTACAAGCAGAAATGCAAAGTTTGCTGCCCAAGAAGTACTGCTCCAGCTTTGCATGATGGAAAAACAGTAACTGGATGTTGAAGCAAAGAACTAAAAGGATAGTTTTAGGGAAGGTACTGCAAAACTTGACATATGAAGGCATAGCCATGGGGTAATTAAACTTAATTCTCAAGAGGAGAAAAATTAGTCAAGAGCAGAGATCCCAGTGGATTATAATGATGGACTTTTGAAGGGGTGAGGTTCTGGAAAAAAATTGGCAATGATAAAAATTTAAAACATCACTTCTAACGCCAAGAGGCTAATCGCATTTTTTTTTATTGATCTCATTTTCATATGTTCTGTATCTGTTATGTGTTTTTAGGGATAAATGAGAAACAACTTTGGCAGGTTTGTCTTGCCATCAGTTATTGGCTGCGGCTGCCCAATCATTAACTGACAAGGCGTGGAAAGGTTCCAACTCGGGTTGTCTCATTTCAGTGACAAAGATGGAAAAACAATAACACTGAGACTTGTACGTGGAGTACTGAAGGAGGAAATATTAAATAAGCTAATGTAGTAATTTTATTACTTGTTTTGTAGTTTCTTTTTAAAGGTCTCCAATCATATCAATTACACAATTAAGGGAGAGATTTGAATTTTGAAAAGATATAAACAACTGTCAATATTGTTATTGGCTTGGTCGTGAGCGAGTTAAACCAATGAATATTGCTGATAATTATCTGATGCACAACATTGCTCGGGCACTCAGGGCAACATGACATAGGTCTCAATTAATGTTTCCAAGTCACAGCAGATGGTGTATAATGCagaaggggaaagaagaaaacagtaAAGAGAGGTCTACCAGCAGATATACTTGAGCGTTTGTACATAGTGAAAGTGTGTACTCCAAACACCACGAAAGCTAAAGCCATTAAATATCCATCTTCTTGATGATGATCCCTTCAGTAACTGGCATCTATTGAAATGAAAATTGATATATATGCCACATTATGTTTAAAAGTGTATTAATTTAAGACAAATATTCTGTAATCGTAATTGGTACTTCTAATGGATAGTCTTTGACTGAACGTGACAGTTTATCAATATCATCAATACTAATTTATCAAGCAAGAAGAGTCAAGAAACAAATATAAATGATCTCATAAAACACAAATTATTTTGTATTGGTCCTCCTACAATTCTATGTTCTCTCTTGAGACCTGATACCCAATGCTGTGAGACATGAACACCCTTTCCACAAACTTAACTTCAATGTACGATTTTGTGATAGTGGATTCTTGCAAAACTTGGCAGAAGCAgcagaaataaaatgctggaaatgttcaacaggtcaggcagcatgtttggaaagagaaacagatatAACATTTCAGCTCTGGTCAAAGATCCTTTCATGAAAACTGGGAAAATTAGAATACATTAGTTATATGTAGGATAGAGAGGGAGATAATACAAAGGGAAATATTTCATGGGATGAGGCCGAGGTTTCTCAAATACCTAGGTCCAATATTTATAGAGCTCTCTGGTTAAACAGATTAATAAAGCGAGAAACAAAGCAAAGAGAAATGTTAAAGCTATGAAATGCAGGTTACAGCTATTACTGAATCTGAAACCAAAATAATACTGGAAATCCCTATAACATTGAGCAGTGTCAGTAGAGAGAAAAATTATATTACAATTAAATATATTACAATTATATTACTCTACAATGGATCGGTCCAATCCTGATACAAACAGAAAAATCAAGTTAGCTGAAATATCTGAATTCCATATTGAATCCTGAAGGTGGTAACATGCTGAGACTTGCCAAGAGATGCTGTTCATTAAGCTTGCATTGGACCAGTGCAGGAGACCACAGTGGGATGTAGAATTCAAGAGACAGGGAAGTGGAAGTGTAGAGTCACACCTGCAGAGAGGTGCTTTGCAAAGTGATCATCCAGTCTGTATTTGAGTAGAACTGAAGCAAGGATTCTTCCACCTATCCTACAAAGCGAGGCATAGCTTGGGGTCATGTGAGTTCCCATCACTATACCTTTTGATCTGAAGAATACGAGCGAAAATAAAGTAGTTTTTCAATTTACGATTGAGTTATGCTTTGTGAATGATTGCGTTCGTGAAGGTGAACGTAGGACCTCTTCATGGAGGAAGCAAAGGCCACGGAACCATTCGGCAATTGGGTGGGGAGACGGATTGTttgtctgtggagaacatgaaccaAATGGAACCAGGAAACTATTAAAATGCCATAGGTGATGAAATGTGTTATGGATGCAAGTGCAAAAGGATGGGACAAGGGAAAAAAGGATGAAATCAAGATTGAAAGCAATTTGGTGAGAGTGGGCTGAAACAATGGGACCTCTTGGCCAATCCTTACAAATCTTGGGAAGGAAGCAAGCATGGGCTGTGTGAGGGTAGATGGCTATAAAGCTGTAGATTATAGAAGGAAGATAGCTTGAGGAAATGTAAGTGGTCAGCTGAGAGACTTGAGATTTTGGTGGCGAACTGAGTGGATGATCTATCTATTGGGCAGTTAGTTCACTGAACTATTGAACCAAGGTACAAAAGAGAATTAAAAAATACTTACAATAACATCGAGCATTCCAACATAGCTTGTGTACACTACATTCAATTGGTcagaatgttttattttaaaaacttTTATATTCCACTGTCATGGGTGAATATACCTAAAAGGTCATGGTCACTAATAAATATGTTTCCATTTAACTTGCAGGCCTGCGATTGGTGTAAGCACATTCACCACACTAAAGACAATGTGGACACCGGTGACAGTGAGAGCAAGATTCAGTTCTGTAGCATGAAATGCTTAAACCAGTACAAGATGGATCGATTTTACAAAGAGGCTCAGTCTAACCTGACGATGGATGTTACAGACTCTTCATCTCATACAATACCGAACAATAAACTGGAGAATGGAGTGACTCAGCTCATCACAGCAGAAGCTTGGAATATCAATCCTACAGGTATCATGAAGAAGGCTCTTTCCCCTTTAGTTGCAGTACCAGCTTCTTCTCTTATGACACCGCAAACAGACCCACCAAGTGGGATGTCACTTAAACTGGCTGCCACTTTACTGCAACCAATTTGTTTAGGAGATAATCCTATGGTCCTACCAATCCATCTGCAGGTAGCTGGTAGTTCAACACCACAGATACCACCTAGTAGCAACGCACCTTGGGTGATGACTAATCAAGGTGCAGTACCACTATCTATGTTACTGGAGCAGCATTTGATTCAGCATTTAAATTCTCCACTCCTGCTGGCATCACCTGCCCCAAGTCCTGTGAACTCTGTCCAAAACCACATTCTGCAAGGCACTGCTGGTTCTTGCATTCAGTCTCAACCACTGGGCCAGAAATCCTCAAATCAAACGCAGGAGTATGACCTACCACCGCCCCTTCCAATCCCTGGATTTCCTGCTGTTCTGCATGACTTTTTCCCTCCACACAGTATGCCATCATTGCCAAATGTCCAATTGGGCCCTGAGACCATGTCAAATGGTTTTTCCTCGCTTTCACACCAGAACCTCGGTCTGCTTGCTCCATTAGTTCCTCCGGCTACCCTTCTTGTTCCATATCCAGTGATAGTTCCTCTTCCAGTCCCAATACCTATCCCCATCCCCATTCCTATTCCCATGGCCAAGGATTCAGATCCCAATAAATtgacagacacacagagaaaagCTACCTTCAGTAGCAGCACTACAAACAGAGGAACTCAGACGACAGCTGAAAAAGATGCAAAAGTCCTCGAGTGCATCCAGCACCGGGGAGTCCAAGATTATCAACACACCAGCTGTAAGCTCAATACTGAAGCAGAGGCTCTTGATCTTTCAATAAAAAGAACATCTGTAGTAAAGAAAAATGAGTTTTTTTATCAACAGATTGAACAGGATGGTGTGCTGGATTTATCAGTTGCAACACCCAAGAaattcaaagaaagtcagaacctACCAGGTAATACATCATCTAATCTGCCAGCTAATTTGTTCAGTGAGGCTCTGTCTCACTCTAGTGAATCGTGGTCTAACACAATGCCACTGATAGGTACACAGAAAGTGGAAGGAGTGTTACATACCACGTCTAATAGTTGTGAGTTTTCAAGCCAGCATAAGTGGGTAGTGGATCAAAACTACAATAGAATTAGTGATGACTTGCGAGCTGGCAATAATACCGACACCTTGAGCAGCACGGACACTACGAAAGTTATCGTGTCTGTAAAGGATGCTGGTCCAGCTATACTGTGTGGTAAAATAAAAACTGTTGTCGGAGTATCTACAAAAAACTTTTCTTACAAGACAGATTTATCGCAAGAATCTGTTTTACAATGTTACGATGTCAAATCTCAACTTGAGCTCAGAGACAGcaaaaaaaacagcaaaaataGAGGCATAAAATTAAAGAAAATGAGCTCACAAGATTTCCATGTCCTCCCAATAAAAAAACAGCGACTAGCTGCCTTTTTTGCAAGGAAGTAATGTTTGATATtttagtacttaaggaagtaaacTGAGTAGAAGGAAACCCATAGAACAAACTGGAATACGGATTAGGCCGGAGCATCTGTTTTGAAATTAATTCTTGTGGTAATGAAGTTTTATAGAGTACTTATATTAAATAAGTTTTTGCTTGAATGTTGCCAACACCTTGTATTGGAACAAAGTTGGAAATATTTTGGTCCCACTCTTCCTCTCTACATTTGAATGAACACTGGAGTTTCAAATCTAATTACAATTACAAGATGTGTTGTTTCACATCCTAAATTATTCCCTGATGAACCCGACTCTGCAGGTGTTATATCTCTCTCTTGCATTAGTTTAAGTACTTATACAAAAGTCAGGTGACTTCATCATTAATCTAATTTAATGTGTGAGCCAATGCCATGTGATTCATAACGACCACCAATTGGCCCACATAAAAATTAATGAACAGTTGTTTCCTTTTCTTCCCCATGGTTACTTTTGTTTGACTGGTATTTCTAGAACTTAAAACAATATTCATGAGGCAACTACCTTGTCTGAACCCATTCAGTGTAATGCAAATGTTGTACTTAATTTTATTAAATTATGTTATAAGCATCTAATTTAATATAGTATAATTTACAGTAATTCTAAATGCTTTGCTTATTGCCTGGTCATTGACTATTGGTATATTGATATAAACAGTTAAAAGGATTTGGTAAGAGTTATTTGCACATTGATTTTTGCTACAGCGTAACCACAGGAGTTTCCCGTTGTGCTTTAACAGCCCAAACACTCAATAAATTGGTATGCTTTATATTGTTCTAAAATTCTGCCTCTGCAGTAATCCGAAATAAACCTAGAAGAAAGCAAGTTTATGACAAATTTGAAACTGCCACTTAAGTGAAACTAGCCTGAAGGCAACAGAACTCTGCCAGTATAAACATGTGTTTGTTTTCATGACTCTTTGCATGCCTCACTAAATGAAATAATGTCTGCCCAGTAATGAATTTCTTTCTCTGTTGGTTGCTATTCCAACTTGCAGTGATTTCCATCAACTTCCAACAATGCATGGGGGAACTTCTATCTGATTTTCAGTCATCAATCACTGGGTTTAGCTTTCTATGAAGGACTCTCCAGTCATCCAAAAGTATGCTCACATTCTATCCAAGCCAATGATATTTTTCATGTAACACACATAAGTAAAACTTTCTGCATCTCTTGTGGAAGTATATACTTTGAGTACCATATCTAGATTAACTAAGGTTGGATGAAAGCCACATTCGCATTAACACAAACCTAGCCATAAGCAGAGTACTCATGAAGGTACTTAATTGTTCAATACTATTATTAAATAATGagcatactgtacataaatacaaagtGATCATCTGTTGTCATCATTGCAATATGGGTACACAGGCCATTAATCCTCACCATAGAAACGTGTGTGTGAGCAAGGGAGAGAGAATGTATTTATTTTGTACAATTATTTTCAAGACTATGATTTGACAGGGCTCAAACCACCTGTCAAAATTCTAATTTGGGTTGATAATACCATCAGAACCAGGAGTAAGATTGAACTTTTGAAATTTCTGCTATATCTTTTGTATTCTCTAATCAGCCATAATAACACAGCTACGGAAAAATGCAACTCATTCTTTCTTGGACCAAGATGGTTCAGTGTTAAATTTTTGAATTTGTTTTGTGTAACTAATTTAGAAATAATAAGGAGTGTATTGAGTTTGCTGTTCAGAATATTTTAAAACCTTATGACGATAGTAATTTGTAAATTGGCAAATAAACAAAATTAAGCGTACTTTTCAAGAACTCTGAACGTGAATAGTTTGTAATGCTAAAGAGGTTATTAAACCATATTCATCGCAATTTATCTTTGAAAATTATATGATCAGCATAATATTGGAAAACTTAATAAAACATAAAATTGATTAGGTTATAGGTTAAAACTCATTGTTTATAATGTAGCCAGAAAAATACcaaaaaataatttgtttcaGAAATTAAGAATTTAATGACACCTAGCTTAATTTTGTACAGTTTGAGATGGTGATCattgaatttattatttttatttcaaattgtgtTGTGGGTTTTGAAATGTATGTAGTTTTGGAGAAAAAAATCTACTTGCAACAAAATATCAAATACTTTACAACTGACAACTACACAGTCCTTCAAAAGTAAGTATTTTTACACTCGTGGCAGGAATGGCTTGAAAAATGCATACACTTCATTAACCTTGAAGAAATCATCACAAGGGTATTATAAAGATATATTTAACAAATGTTAATGTATTTTGTTTATTAACTAAAATTAGAAAATGCATTAATCTTGGACCCCCGTTTTTTGTGGCTTGTTGCTCTTTAGGCAGTGTCATTTCAGTTTGATTTGTTCAGTAGTACGAATGGGATGTGATCATCCTTTCATAAAGACACctcttaaagcccctgtcccacttaggaaacctgaacggaaacctgttgaccttgcgccccacccaaggtttccatgaggtccccggaggttttggccactctccctaatggtcgaaagtggtttccacgtagtcgaggcttcttctatgttcctgcgattatttcaacagattcaaaaccggcctcgactaaaaataggttgccgtttggtcgaagccagtggagtggggtcgctatttacttacaagcagtcgaaggcaatctccttcactaaccggccattttgattggctcattggagttttcagcaaagatcctgtagaatctttggttttcaggacctagaagatccgccagaaggtaaaatgcccgctaactttattaaacttcttaaaactgtctccactccttcttctccccctcccccccccttctctccctttcttcccccccccccccccttctctccccttctctgtccttctctccccttctctccctccctcctgcgctctctaaaggacctaCCGTGCACTGTGgcagtcttttaccttcctctttatcgcgcagacagtgctcctccgctgtccctggcccccaccttcgcgatgtgtgtgtgtgtgtgtgtgtgtgcggtcggtagcaaagatcctgtaggatctttggtcagtagatgcagctcacgcttcggtcgaggctttccaggcaagtgaccaaaacctctggcgactcaaggaaaccttgggtggggcgaaaggtctcagaggtttccgttcaggtgtcctaagtgggacaggggcataaaggctGATTAATTTCAGAGTTCCAACTAATTCTTCAATAGGAAATATTCCAGGAGAAATCTTATAGAAATCCAAGTGATGCATCCAATCCATCAAGCTTTCTTATTTTGTCCACATTTGCTACATTTAACATCACTTAATTCAACAAATATAAATGATTGTACATAAATAATTTGTCACTTGTCTCGCAAATTAAATCACACTGCTAGCAAACATGAGTCTTCAGATATTCGAGGAAATACCATTAAATAACTGCTTTGTTTAATCCTAATAAGAAATCTGCCGGGTCACCATTGTTTTGGGTCTTTTAATGAGCTCTGCTTTGGGTAATCCTGTCTTCTCTGTATTATTCATTAAACTGCGTCTTATCCTGTGTCCTCCATTTTCTGCTTTTCTATTGtttaagctaatggtatgtttaaCTTAAACAATTTCTCTCTCTTGTTGCCATCCTTCACTCCCTACAATTGTTGactccatgttctccaatgaACAGACAGCTCATTCATAATTCTGCATTCAATCTCATGTGTTCCTAATACCACATTAGCAGTGACACTGAATTCACCTCTTGCCCTTCTCTGAACTTCACTGCTCTTCGTGCTTGGTGTTTTGTTCCTACCTTGTCTACCCCGATCACAGGTTCCAACAAGAGACTGCAAGACATTGTTCAATTATATCACTGAAACATACTCTCCCGGATCACTGTATACTGCCCCCATTCTTCAGTTTGTTTTCCTCGAAATAACCTCAAGAAAAGCAGCAACTGAGACTCTGCTCCTCCAAAACATTTTTTGTTCGCTTCCTTTCCAATTGCATACGCATTCTAGTTGATGCTCCATACCTTGATTGTTTCCATCTTATTTTTTTCTCGAGACATGTTGCTCATTATTTCTTCCTATCATAGCACTTTTCATTTCTCCTTTCTAGTGTATTTTGCTTACCA
The Amblyraja radiata isolate CabotCenter1 chromosome 14, sAmbRad1.1.pri, whole genome shotgun sequence DNA segment above includes these coding regions:
- the rai2 gene encoding retinoic acid-induced protein 2 isoform X2 — protein: MKCLNQYKMDRFYKEAQSNLTMDVTDSSSHTIPNNKLENGVTQLITAEAWNINPTGIMKKALSPLVAVPASSLMTPQTDPPSGMSLKLAATLLQPICLGDNPMVLPIHLQVAGSSTPQIPPSSNAPWVMTNQGAVPLSMLLEQHLIQHLNSPLLLASPAPSPVNSVQNHILQGTAGSCIQSQPLGQKSSNQTQEYDLPPPLPIPGFPAVLHDFFPPHSMPSLPNVQLGPETMSNGFSSLSHQNLGLLAPLVPPATLLVPYPVIVPLPVPIPIPIPIPIPMAKDSDPNKLTDTQRKATFSSSTTNRGTQTTAEKDAKVLECIQHRGVQDYQHTSCKLNTEAEALDLSIKRTSVVKKNEFFYQQIEQDGVLDLSVATPKKFKESQNLPGNTSSNLPANLFSEALSHSSESWSNTMPLIGTQKVEGVLHTTSNSCEFSSQHKWVVDQNYNRISDDLRAGNNTDTLSSTDTTKVIVSVKDAGPAILCGKIKTVVGVSTKNFSYKTDLSQESVLQCYDVKSQLELRDSKKNSKNRGIKLKKMSSQDFHVLPIKKQRLAAFFARK
- the rai2 gene encoding retinoic acid-induced protein 2 isoform X1, whose protein sequence is MNDNNKACDWCKHIHHTKDNVDTGDSESKIQFCSMKCLNQYKMDRFYKEAQSNLTMDVTDSSSHTIPNNKLENGVTQLITAEAWNINPTGIMKKALSPLVAVPASSLMTPQTDPPSGMSLKLAATLLQPICLGDNPMVLPIHLQVAGSSTPQIPPSSNAPWVMTNQGAVPLSMLLEQHLIQHLNSPLLLASPAPSPVNSVQNHILQGTAGSCIQSQPLGQKSSNQTQEYDLPPPLPIPGFPAVLHDFFPPHSMPSLPNVQLGPETMSNGFSSLSHQNLGLLAPLVPPATLLVPYPVIVPLPVPIPIPIPIPIPMAKDSDPNKLTDTQRKATFSSSTTNRGTQTTAEKDAKVLECIQHRGVQDYQHTSCKLNTEAEALDLSIKRTSVVKKNEFFYQQIEQDGVLDLSVATPKKFKESQNLPGNTSSNLPANLFSEALSHSSESWSNTMPLIGTQKVEGVLHTTSNSCEFSSQHKWVVDQNYNRISDDLRAGNNTDTLSSTDTTKVIVSVKDAGPAILCGKIKTVVGVSTKNFSYKTDLSQESVLQCYDVKSQLELRDSKKNSKNRGIKLKKMSSQDFHVLPIKKQRLAAFFARK